One window of the Glycocaulis alkaliphilus genome contains the following:
- the secA gene encoding preprotein translocase subunit SecA: protein MLSFTRKLFGSSNDRTVKRMMPKVHQINALEPEFELLDDAGLQGKTGEFRARLEQGEALDSLLPEAFAAVREAAKRSLGQRHYDVQLLGGMVLHEGGIAEMKTGEGKTLVSTLAAYLNALPGKGVHVVTVNDYLAQRDSEWMGKVFERLGMTTGVILNQMLDEERRRAYACDITYGTNNELGFDYLRDNMKYSLREMVQRGHAYAIVDEVDSILIDEARTPLIISGRTDDRSDFYKTIDKLIPFLKDEDFALDEKNRSVTFTEEGNEHIEELLREHGLLDEGDLYDIENIATVHHVNQGLKAHKLFQKDKDYIVRDDKVMLIDEFTGRMMTGRRLSDGLHQAIEAKEGVEIQPENQTLASITFQNYFRLYKKLSGMTGTASTEAEEFAGIYSLGVSEIPTNRPVQRIDEEDELYRTAKEKYDAIITSIEEAHGRGQPILVGTVSIEKSEVLAELLKKRKIRHQVLNARYHEQEASIIAQAGVPGAVTIATNMAGRGTDIQLGGNVDFLVNDWLSEERKAGREPDDTAISEKRKSVEAEVAERRKIALDAGGLYVIGTERHESRRIDNQLRGRTGRQGDPGRSKFFISVEDDLLRIFAPERLDTIMRTMGMKEGEAIQHPWMSKAVETSQKKVEQRNFDIRKNILKYDDVMNDQRKAIFEQRIEFMEAENVSDVVRDMRHQCAEDLVERHIPPRAYADQWDTEGLQEEVEKHFNLQLPIKEWAAEDGIANEEILERVLKAADEAYAEKAANTGPELMRRIEKQMLLQTIDQNWREHLQQLDALRSVIGLRGYAQRDPLNEYKSEAFALFEHLLDNLRFETTRILSSIRVEPAAPPPQMPRAPQNIQASRVDPATGEPVSGDGAPRTAARGPAVSRAAAPAINPNDPSTWGRVQRNAPCPCGSGKKYKHCHGAISAETS, encoded by the coding sequence ATGCTTTCTTTTACCCGCAAGCTCTTTGGCTCCTCAAATGACCGCACCGTAAAGCGCATGATGCCGAAAGTGCATCAGATCAACGCGCTGGAGCCGGAATTTGAATTGCTCGACGATGCAGGCCTGCAGGGTAAAACCGGCGAATTCAGGGCACGCCTGGAGCAGGGCGAGGCACTGGACAGCCTGCTGCCAGAAGCCTTTGCAGCGGTACGCGAAGCGGCCAAACGCTCGCTGGGCCAGCGCCACTATGATGTGCAGCTGCTTGGCGGGATGGTGCTGCATGAGGGCGGCATTGCCGAGATGAAGACCGGCGAAGGCAAGACGCTGGTTTCCACGCTCGCGGCCTATCTGAACGCCCTGCCCGGCAAGGGCGTTCATGTCGTGACGGTCAACGATTATCTGGCCCAGCGCGACTCCGAATGGATGGGCAAGGTGTTTGAGCGCCTTGGCATGACCACCGGCGTCATCCTCAACCAGATGCTGGATGAAGAGCGCCGCCGCGCCTATGCCTGCGACATCACCTACGGCACGAATAACGAGCTGGGCTTTGACTATCTGCGCGACAACATGAAATACAGCTTGCGCGAAATGGTGCAGCGCGGCCACGCCTACGCCATTGTCGACGAGGTGGACTCCATCCTGATCGACGAAGCGCGCACGCCGCTCATCATTTCCGGACGCACCGATGACCGTTCGGACTTCTACAAGACGATCGACAAGCTGATCCCCTTCCTGAAGGACGAGGATTTTGCGCTCGACGAGAAGAACCGCTCCGTCACCTTCACCGAGGAAGGCAATGAGCATATCGAGGAGCTGCTGCGCGAGCACGGCCTGCTGGACGAAGGCGATCTCTACGACATCGAGAACATCGCCACCGTTCACCACGTCAATCAGGGCCTGAAAGCTCACAAGCTGTTCCAGAAGGACAAGGACTATATCGTCCGCGACGACAAGGTGATGCTCATCGACGAGTTCACCGGGCGGATGATGACGGGCCGCCGCCTGTCGGACGGCCTGCATCAGGCTATCGAGGCGAAGGAAGGCGTGGAGATCCAGCCTGAGAACCAGACGCTGGCCTCGATCACCTTCCAGAACTATTTCCGCCTCTACAAGAAGCTCTCGGGCATGACCGGCACGGCCTCGACCGAAGCCGAGGAATTTGCTGGCATTTACAGCCTTGGCGTCTCTGAAATCCCGACAAACCGCCCCGTCCAGCGTATTGACGAGGAAGACGAGCTCTACCGCACGGCCAAGGAAAAGTACGACGCAATCATTACCAGCATCGAGGAAGCCCATGGGCGCGGCCAGCCGATTCTGGTTGGTACCGTCTCCATCGAGAAGTCCGAGGTGCTGGCCGAGCTTTTGAAGAAGCGCAAGATCAGGCACCAGGTGCTCAATGCGCGCTATCACGAGCAGGAAGCATCCATCATTGCGCAGGCCGGCGTTCCGGGCGCGGTGACCATCGCCACCAACATGGCGGGGCGCGGCACCGACATCCAGCTGGGCGGCAATGTCGACTTCCTGGTCAATGACTGGCTGAGCGAGGAGCGAAAGGCCGGTCGCGAGCCAGACGACACGGCGATTTCGGAAAAACGCAAATCCGTCGAGGCAGAGGTCGCCGAACGCCGGAAGATCGCGCTGGACGCCGGCGGGCTCTACGTGATCGGCACCGAGCGCCATGAATCACGCCGGATCGATAACCAGCTGCGTGGCCGTACCGGCCGCCAGGGCGATCCGGGGCGTTCCAAATTCTTCATCTCCGTGGAAGACGATCTCTTGCGCATTTTTGCGCCGGAACGCCTCGACACCATCATGCGCACCATGGGCATGAAGGAAGGCGAGGCCATCCAGCACCCGTGGATGTCCAAGGCGGTGGAGACCTCACAGAAGAAGGTCGAGCAGCGCAATTTCGACATCCGCAAGAATATCCTGAAATACGACGACGTGATGAACGATCAGCGCAAGGCGATCTTCGAGCAGCGCATCGAGTTCATGGAGGCGGAAAATGTCTCCGACGTGGTGAGGGACATGCGCCACCAGTGCGCCGAAGATCTTGTGGAGCGTCATATTCCGCCGCGCGCCTATGCCGACCAGTGGGATACCGAAGGCCTGCAGGAAGAGGTCGAAAAGCACTTCAACCTGCAACTGCCCATCAAGGAATGGGCCGCCGAGGACGGTATCGCGAACGAGGAAATCCTTGAGCGCGTGCTTAAAGCCGCCGATGAAGCATACGCCGAAAAGGCCGCCAATACCGGGCCGGAGCTGATGCGCCGGATCGAGAAGCAGATGCTGCTGCAGACGATCGACCAGAACTGGCGGGAGCACCTGCAACAGCTCGATGCCCTGCGTTCGGTGATCGGTCTTCGCGGTTATGCCCAGCGTGATCCGCTGAACGAGTACAAGAGCGAGGCCTTCGCCCTGTTCGAGCACTTGCTGGACAATCTGCGCTTTGAAACCACACGCATCCTGTCCTCGATCCGGGTCGAACCTGCCGCGCCGCCGCCGCAAATGCCGCGCGCGCCGCAGAACATTCAGGCTTCACGCGTGGATCCGGCAACCGGCGAGCCGGTCTCGGGCGACGGCGCACCGCGCACCGCAGCGCGCGGGCCTGCGGTCAGCCGCGCGGCGGCCCCTGCCATCAATCCGAACGATCCGTCCACCTGGGGCCGGGTGCAGCGCAACGCCCCCTGCCCGTGCGGATCAGGCAAGAAGTACAAGCATTGCCACGGCGCGATCAGCGCGGAGACGTCCTGA
- a CDS encoding pentapeptide repeat-containing protein: MIGRPVTYHRLSQDEVDNICLRHANLLQGRMNGARASFAYKVIEGLDLSGRNLTDADFSGAVMAGANLAGTNFSSANLFAADLRRANLAGATLRRADMRGAILRGANLTGADLSQADLREGAIAQVDREKGLAIITHEQRPNEAVEANFSGANLTNSKMTGAIAQRADFSDAVLIGARMQRANLRGSRFPGANLEGADLSGADLTEADLSHTVLIGTKLDAAHTRGMCTDGALTDAPTGPELAADADETAKALEAHALWCETGGKQGAPSTFDGADMRGLKTLSGRNLTALQARGATLYGLDLGGAQLQGARLEKADLRMASLRGADLRGADLTGARLNNADLRGAKIGALLLPNDRKLAASLAAAVLRYADLEGADMRDISATGADFSYANLKDCDVRRARFTGSCFTGTALPADFLEHADDIAGAVDLNAA, encoded by the coding sequence ATGATTGGACGCCCCGTAACCTATCACCGGCTCTCGCAGGACGAGGTCGACAATATCTGCCTGCGTCACGCCAACCTTTTGCAGGGGCGGATGAATGGCGCACGCGCGAGTTTCGCCTACAAGGTGATTGAGGGGCTGGACCTGTCTGGCCGCAATCTCACCGACGCCGATTTTTCCGGCGCTGTAATGGCCGGGGCCAATCTGGCGGGAACCAATTTCTCCAGCGCAAACCTGTTTGCTGCGGATCTGCGCCGGGCCAATCTGGCCGGGGCCACCTTGCGCCGTGCGGACATGCGCGGCGCAATTCTGCGCGGCGCCAACCTCACCGGAGCCGATCTCAGCCAGGCCGATCTGCGCGAAGGGGCCATCGCCCAGGTGGATCGCGAAAAAGGCCTTGCCATCATCACCCATGAACAGCGCCCCAATGAGGCGGTGGAAGCCAATTTCAGCGGCGCCAACCTCACCAACTCGAAGATGACCGGCGCCATCGCGCAGCGTGCAGACTTCTCCGACGCCGTGCTGATTGGCGCCCGGATGCAGCGGGCAAATTTGCGCGGTTCGCGCTTTCCCGGCGCCAATCTGGAAGGCGCAGACCTGTCCGGTGCGGACCTCACCGAAGCGGATCTGTCGCACACCGTGCTTATCGGGACGAAGCTCGATGCGGCGCACACGCGCGGCATGTGTACCGATGGCGCCCTGACGGACGCGCCCACCGGGCCCGAACTGGCTGCCGATGCCGATGAGACGGCAAAAGCCCTCGAAGCGCATGCCTTGTGGTGTGAGACCGGCGGCAAGCAGGGCGCGCCATCCACGTTTGATGGCGCGGACATGCGCGGCCTCAAGACCCTTTCAGGGCGCAATCTGACGGCGTTGCAGGCACGCGGCGCAACACTTTACGGGCTTGATCTGGGCGGCGCACAGCTGCAGGGCGCGCGCCTCGAAAAGGCTGATCTGCGCATGGCGTCCCTGCGTGGTGCAGACCTTCGCGGCGCTGACCTGACCGGCGCGCGGCTGAACAATGCTGATCTGCGCGGCGCCAAGATCGGCGCGCTGCTTCTGCCCAATGACCGCAAGCTGGCGGCAAGCCTTGCCGCCGCCGTTCTGCGCTATGCCGATCTCGAAGGGGCGGACATGCGCGACATCAGCGCGACTGGCGCTGATTTTTCCTATGCCAACCTGAAAGATTGCGACGTACGCCGCGCTCGCTTTACGGGTTCATGCTTTACAGGGACAGCTCTGCCGGCTGATTTCCTTGAGCACGCTGACGACATTGCTGGCGCGGTTGATCTCAACGCCGCGTGA
- the phnE gene encoding phosphonate ABC transporter, permease protein PhnE: protein MMSFVRILAALALVCASGTALAQERERIVFSVISTEQTEAVEALWQPFVEDMEETTGLDIELVSAIDYAGVIEAMRFGQVDVGWFSNLSGLQAIRLADAEVFAKTLYPGGQEGYRSVILVREDSPIRTLEDLLVCDGSMSFALGDPNSTSGTLVPLAYIFAPRGIDPQSCFAQVTNANHEQTALAVVNGFVDAGTNNTTNLDRLAQTRPEALAGLRILWSSPLIQTDPIVWRRDLSEDVKSELLSFFLTYGFRGDAAQREYEQGVLDNLFLGGFLPATDEHLLPIRRLELMRDLAETQASEALEEGERTARLEQVELAMRELAVEERRVAVRDLADDLIAARSRMDAEPDAASADINSLVSAFLAAQPRIEVERRIRRVTAGELTRGLIGLGSGLALFAVLMIRSRPPRFGPSRLMSDRLIDAAIWSGLFGLLIWSFWPAEMFKLPLLGSNAPRMGEYIAGFFQLDLDGWETYARQTLITVQIALWGTVVAVIAAIPFGLLASRNIAPVWIVQPVRRLMDAFRAINELVVAAIFVAAVGLGPFAGVMALALHTTGVLAKLFSEAVEAIDDGPVEGVRATGAGPMNEVVWGVIPQVIPLWASYALYRFESNTRAATILGLIGAGGIGQVLIQNIRSFEYGKTATILLIIIAAVTAVDLISQMLRRRLV from the coding sequence ATGATGAGCTTCGTCCGCATTCTGGCCGCCCTCGCGCTTGTTTGTGCCAGCGGTACTGCCCTCGCGCAGGAGCGTGAGCGTATCGTCTTCTCCGTTATCTCCACCGAACAGACCGAGGCCGTGGAGGCCCTGTGGCAGCCCTTCGTGGAAGACATGGAAGAGACAACCGGGCTCGATATCGAGCTGGTCTCGGCCATCGACTATGCCGGCGTCATCGAGGCGATGCGCTTTGGCCAGGTAGATGTGGGCTGGTTCTCCAATCTCTCCGGCCTGCAGGCGATCCGGCTGGCCGATGCCGAGGTGTTCGCCAAGACGCTCTATCCGGGCGGGCAGGAGGGGTATCGCTCCGTCATCCTCGTGCGCGAGGACAGCCCCATCCGCACGCTGGAAGACCTGCTGGTCTGCGACGGCTCCATGTCCTTCGCCCTGGGGGATCCCAACTCCACATCCGGCACGCTGGTGCCGCTGGCTTACATATTCGCGCCGCGCGGGATCGATCCGCAGTCCTGCTTTGCACAGGTGACCAACGCCAACCACGAACAGACCGCGCTCGCCGTCGTGAACGGGTTCGTGGATGCAGGCACGAACAATACCACCAATCTTGACCGGCTGGCCCAGACCCGGCCTGAAGCGCTGGCGGGCCTGCGCATTCTGTGGTCGTCCCCGCTGATCCAGACCGACCCCATCGTCTGGCGGCGTGATCTGTCCGAAGACGTCAAATCGGAGCTGCTGTCCTTTTTCCTGACCTATGGGTTTCGCGGCGATGCAGCACAGCGCGAATATGAGCAGGGTGTTCTCGACAATCTGTTCCTGGGCGGCTTCCTGCCAGCGACCGATGAGCATCTCCTGCCCATCCGCCGTCTGGAGCTGATGCGCGATCTGGCAGAAACACAGGCCAGCGAAGCACTGGAAGAGGGCGAGCGCACGGCGCGCCTGGAGCAGGTCGAGCTCGCCATGCGCGAGCTGGCCGTTGAAGAGCGCCGGGTTGCCGTGCGTGATCTTGCCGACGATCTCATCGCTGCACGCTCACGCATGGATGCCGAACCGGATGCCGCCAGCGCCGACATCAATTCCCTGGTTTCCGCCTTTCTGGCCGCCCAGCCCCGTATCGAGGTGGAGCGCCGGATACGCCGGGTGACGGCTGGTGAGCTGACGCGTGGCCTGATTGGTCTGGGGTCCGGGCTGGCGCTGTTTGCGGTCCTGATGATCCGCTCGCGCCCGCCACGTTTCGGCCCGTCCCGCCTGATGAGCGACCGTCTGATCGATGCAGCCATCTGGTCGGGCCTGTTTGGCCTGCTGATCTGGAGCTTCTGGCCAGCGGAGATGTTCAAGCTTCCGCTTCTGGGGTCCAATGCTCCGCGCATGGGCGAGTACATAGCCGGCTTCTTCCAGCTCGATCTGGACGGCTGGGAAACCTATGCCCGCCAGACCCTCATCACCGTGCAGATCGCGCTGTGGGGTACGGTTGTGGCCGTAATTGCCGCCATTCCGTTCGGCCTGCTGGCTTCACGCAATATCGCGCCGGTCTGGATCGTGCAGCCGGTACGCCGCCTGATGGACGCCTTCCGCGCCATCAATGAGCTGGTGGTGGCCGCAATCTTCGTGGCAGCCGTCGGCCTTGGCCCGTTTGCCGGGGTGATGGCGCTGGCGCTGCACACGACCGGCGTGCTGGCCAAGCTGTTCTCCGAGGCCGTCGAAGCCATTGATGACGGCCCTGTGGAGGGTGTGCGGGCAACCGGCGCCGGGCCCATGAACGAGGTGGTTTGGGGCGTGATCCCGCAGGTCATTCCGCTCTGGGCCTCCTATGCGCTCTACCGTTTTGAGTCCAACACCCGCGCCGCAACCATTCTCGGTCTGATCGGGGCAGGCGGTATCGGTCAGGTGCTGATCCAGAACATCCGCTCGTTCGAGTACGGCAAGACGGCGACCATCCTCCTGATCATCATCGCAGCCGTGACGGCGGTGGACCTGATCTCGCAGATGCTGCGCCGCCGGCTGGTCTAA
- a CDS encoding type III PLP-dependent enzyme: MSEHHTPLDLVRLRPVDGPVACARPDRLAVASRWFQEHFPGEVLYAVKANPSPWVIDTLYAAGHRWFDVASLPEVELIASRCPGATMAFMHPVKSRRAIASAYHDHGVKIFVLDCEAELQKILQETGYARDLTLVVRLAVSNDGATLPLAGKFGATEAEAPDLIRLARAHAHELGVSFHVGSQCMAPSAYRAAMMEASRLIARAGVTVDIVDVGGGFPSIYPGLTPPPLEDYVKAIEHAFEDMMVLENADLWCEPGRALVAEAVSVLTRVELIKGDAVYMNDGSYGCLFDIVHARWSYPMRVHRANGELSPQTAPFKLYGPTCDSIDSMPGPYELPADLKEGDVIEFGMLGAYGTAMATRFNGFGDVETVTVSDYPWLSLYDQPVLASPQSEPQSEGSVVPFTRLRRRRQRLIKRR; encoded by the coding sequence TTGTCCGAGCACCATACGCCCCTGGACCTGGTCCGCCTTCGGCCCGTCGATGGCCCGGTCGCGTGCGCGCGGCCTGACCGTCTGGCCGTAGCGTCCCGCTGGTTCCAGGAACATTTTCCGGGTGAAGTTCTCTACGCCGTGAAGGCGAACCCTTCGCCATGGGTGATTGATACGCTGTACGCGGCGGGTCATCGCTGGTTCGACGTTGCCTCCCTGCCGGAGGTTGAGCTGATTGCCAGCCGGTGTCCCGGCGCCACAATGGCGTTCATGCACCCGGTGAAGAGCCGGCGGGCCATTGCGTCTGCCTATCACGACCATGGCGTGAAGATCTTCGTCCTCGATTGCGAAGCCGAGCTGCAGAAAATCCTGCAGGAGACCGGCTATGCCCGCGACCTGACACTGGTGGTGCGCCTTGCCGTGTCCAATGACGGCGCAACGCTGCCGCTGGCGGGCAAGTTCGGCGCGACCGAAGCCGAAGCGCCCGATCTGATCCGGCTCGCCCGTGCCCATGCGCACGAGCTGGGCGTCAGCTTCCATGTCGGCAGCCAGTGCATGGCGCCCAGCGCCTACCGCGCGGCCATGATGGAAGCCTCGCGCCTGATCGCGCGCGCTGGTGTCACGGTGGACATTGTGGATGTGGGTGGTGGTTTTCCGTCCATCTATCCCGGCCTTACCCCGCCGCCGCTGGAAGACTATGTCAAAGCGATCGAGCACGCCTTCGAGGACATGATGGTCCTGGAGAACGCCGATCTGTGGTGCGAGCCGGGCCGCGCGCTCGTCGCCGAGGCGGTGTCCGTGCTGACGCGCGTGGAGCTGATCAAGGGCGATGCCGTCTACATGAATGACGGCTCCTATGGCTGCCTGTTCGACATCGTGCATGCGCGCTGGAGCTATCCGATGCGGGTGCATCGTGCCAATGGCGAGCTGAGCCCGCAGACGGCGCCGTTCAAGCTGTATGGCCCTACGTGCGATTCCATCGATTCCATGCCCGGCCCGTACGAGCTGCCCGCCGACCTTAAGGAAGGCGATGTCATCGAGTTTGGCATGCTGGGTGCCTATGGCACCGCAATGGCCACGCGCTTTAATGGCTTCGGGGATGTGGAGACTGTCACGGTTTCCGACTACCCTTGGCTTTCGCTGTACGATCAGCCCGTGCTGGCCTCGCCCCAAAGCGAGCCGCAGAGCGAAGGCTCGGTCGTCCCCTTCACCCGGCTGCGACGCCGCCGGCAACGCCTGATCAAGAGACGGTAA
- a CDS encoding substrate-binding domain-containing protein, with translation MKFAVLSCVSAIAISLAMGAQSAEAQSRDSIRIVGSSTVFPFTTATSENFGSTSGFRTPVVESTGTGGGMNLFCAGVGLRHPDITGASRRMLPGEFELCRRNGVTAITEVPIGYDGIVVTRASGTPSVDFQRRDLFLALAFTIPMPVDDAGEAVFSTSGQILAGRDFNDVAGYSCEAFIPNPHRRWSDVSNDLPSDRIEVIGPPPTSGTRDSWIELGIQPGARQIECLDALRASDRARFDEVSSRLREDGPWIDGGENDNVIVQTIANSATAFGVFGYSYLEQNADRLTAATIEGVEPEYDDISEGVYPIARSMFVYVKNQHVAAVPGIAEWVEELTSEDAFGPFGYLADRGLVALPEAERDRVREHARALTPLTGIEAH, from the coding sequence ATGAAATTTGCTGTTCTGTCTTGTGTCTCCGCCATCGCCATATCGCTGGCCATGGGGGCGCAAAGCGCCGAAGCGCAATCACGCGATTCGATCCGCATTGTCGGCTCGTCCACCGTGTTTCCGTTCACCACGGCGACCTCGGAAAACTTCGGCTCCACCTCCGGATTTCGTACGCCGGTCGTCGAATCGACTGGTACGGGCGGCGGCATGAATTTGTTCTGCGCTGGCGTAGGCCTGCGCCACCCGGACATCACAGGCGCCTCGCGCCGTATGCTGCCCGGTGAGTTCGAGCTTTGCCGGCGCAATGGCGTGACGGCTATCACCGAAGTGCCGATTGGTTATGACGGTATCGTGGTCACCCGCGCATCCGGTACGCCGTCTGTCGATTTCCAGCGCCGCGATCTGTTCCTCGCGCTCGCCTTCACGATCCCCATGCCCGTAGACGACGCGGGTGAGGCGGTGTTCAGCACCAGCGGTCAGATACTCGCGGGCCGCGACTTCAACGATGTCGCCGGGTATTCGTGCGAAGCCTTCATTCCCAATCCGCACCGGCGCTGGTCGGATGTGTCCAATGATCTGCCGTCTGACCGGATCGAAGTGATCGGCCCGCCCCCGACCTCCGGCACGCGTGACAGCTGGATCGAACTTGGCATCCAGCCTGGCGCCCGCCAGATCGAGTGCCTCGACGCGCTGCGCGCCAGCGACCGTGCGCGTTTTGACGAGGTTTCCAGCCGTCTTCGCGAAGACGGGCCCTGGATTGATGGCGGTGAGAACGACAATGTGATCGTCCAGACGATCGCCAATTCCGCTACCGCTTTTGGTGTGTTCGGCTATTCCTATCTTGAACAGAATGCCGACCGTCTGACAGCGGCCACGATCGAGGGCGTCGAGCCGGAATATGATGACATCTCCGAAGGCGTTTATCCGATTGCCCGCTCCATGTTTGTCTATGTGAAGAACCAGCATGTCGCGGCCGTTCCGGGTATCGCCGAATGGGTCGAGGAACTCACCAGCGAAGATGCTTTCGGGCCGTTCGGCTATCTGGCTGATCGCGGCCTGGTCGCACTGCCGGAGGCAGAACGCGACAGGGTTCGCGAGCATGCGCGCGCGCTCACGCCGCTGACCGGCATTGAGGCGCACTAG
- a CDS encoding phosphonate ABC transporter ATP-binding protein — protein sequence MTAKSLALSVDQVTKTYGTAVALSGASLTVEPGEMVALIGASGSGKSTLLRLASGLVLADSGSGAIRLFGEKVQENGKLSARVRRARAKVGFIFQQFNLVTRASLYANAMLGSLGQIAPWRGITGSFPDDVRKRAMEALERVGVAGHAGKRAANLSGGQQQRGAIARALVQRAEAIFADEPIASLDPVSARRVMRLLAELNEQDGLTVVVTLHQVDYALKYCRRAVALKAGEIIYDGPISGLTRERLIEIYGDEYRDVMDEEPVRA from the coding sequence ATGACAGCGAAGAGTCTCGCCTTGTCAGTTGACCAGGTTACGAAGACCTACGGCACGGCGGTCGCCCTTTCCGGCGCCAGCCTGACCGTGGAGCCGGGCGAGATGGTGGCGCTGATCGGCGCTTCGGGTTCCGGCAAGTCCACCTTGCTGCGCCTGGCATCCGGTCTGGTGCTGGCCGATTCCGGTTCGGGTGCCATCCGGCTGTTTGGCGAGAAGGTGCAGGAAAACGGCAAGCTGTCGGCGCGTGTGCGCAGGGCGCGGGCCAAGGTCGGCTTCATCTTCCAGCAGTTCAATCTGGTCACACGCGCCAGCCTCTATGCGAACGCGATGCTGGGCTCGCTCGGGCAGATTGCGCCCTGGCGCGGCATAACCGGCTCATTCCCCGATGATGTGCGCAAGCGCGCCATGGAAGCGCTGGAACGCGTGGGCGTCGCTGGCCATGCCGGCAAGCGCGCGGCGAATCTGTCTGGCGGCCAGCAGCAGCGCGGCGCGATTGCGCGCGCTCTGGTGCAGCGTGCCGAGGCGATTTTCGCCGACGAGCCCATTGCCTCGCTCGACCCTGTGTCCGCGCGCCGCGTGATGCGTCTTCTGGCGGAGCTGAACGAGCAGGACGGGCTGACCGTCGTGGTGACGCTCCACCAGGTCGACTATGCGCTGAAATACTGCCGCCGTGCCGTGGCGCTAAAAGCTGGCGAGATCATCTATGACGGCCCCATCTCCGGGCTCACCCGTGAACGCCTGATCGAGATTTATGGCGATGAGTACCGCGATGTGATGGACGAGGAGCCTGTGCGCGCATGA